In Phaeodactylum tricornutum CCAP 1055/1 chromosome 21, whole genome shotgun sequence, the following proteins share a genomic window:
- a CDS encoding predicted protein, giving the protein MVVEKGIFGLRSEPTFSVGPAPLTPLVFAYFDQPALSIAIMKISAVALLAILGYASAGAPQLSISVRDGNFAGLDGLEPTVAWENSQQAGDLDVSYGIKASAQPTTDLASLPRSIWGKASTDVSGWGVSARAEVDGQDFTNANVELDANNAGADLNIHLVANAGSAFSVRSAEVTKGFDANGARVTVTPRLNLEDNDRDVVINYNNDKTNVKLTASADNQEVTISQQVDGDNRIAPTLKSNGDISVEWERRLSDDSSLTATLMPNDNLNVEWRDAAWTANVNMPIDGTNINGANVSIKRDVSF; this is encoded by the exons ATGGTCGTTGAAAAGGGTATCTTTGGATTGCGAAGCGAGCCCACTTTTTCGGTTGGACCAGCTCCCTTGACACCGTTGGT ATTCGCCTACTTTGACCAACCAGCGCTTTCCATTGCTATCATGAAGATTTCTGCCGTTGCTCTCCTCGCCATCCTCGGTTACGCCTCTGCTGGTGCTCCGCAACTATCG ATATCGGTACGTGACGGAAACTTTGCCGGTCTCGACGGTCTCGAACCGACGGTTGCTTGGGAGAACTCTCAACAAGCCGGAGACCTCGACGTCTCGTACGGAATCAAGGCTTCGGCTCAGCCCACTACCGACCTCGCGTCGCTTCCTCGTTCCATCTGGGGCAAGGCTTCGACGGATGTTTCCGGATGGGGCGTCTCCGCTCGTGCCGAAGTCGATGGGCAGGACTTTACCAACGCCAACGTTGAGCTGGACGCAAACAATGCGGGCGCCGACTTGAACATCCATTTGGTTGCCAATGCCGGCAGTGCCTTTAGCGTGCGTTCGGCCGAAGTTACCAAGGGATTCGACGCCAATGGCGCTCGTGTTACGGTCACACCTCGCCTGAACCTCGAAGACAACGACCGCGACGTTGTCATCAActacaacaacgacaagacCAACGTCAAGCTCACCGCTTCCGCCGACAACCAGGAAGTCACGATCTCGCAACAAGTGGACGGCGACAACCGCATCGCCCCGACCCTCAAGAGCAATGGTGATATTTCGGTCGAATGGGAACGGCGTTTATCTGACGACAGCAGCTTGACGGCGACTCTCATGCCCAACGACAACCTAAATGTCGAATGGCGTGATGCGGCCTGGACTGCGAACGTCAACATGCCCATTGACGGTACCAACATCAACGGGGCTAACGTCAGCATCAAGCGCGACGTTAGTTTCTAA